CGGCCAGCGTCATGGTTTTCGTTTCGATGAAAAACACGCCTCCGGGTTCCAACACGCAACGTTCGATCTCATTCAGATGCGCAATTCCCTGCCGATGAGCCACCGTGCGCAACTCGCTTTCGGTCAGTAACTCTTTTGCTAACGCTCGATGATTGATCTTGCCGTGTTCGATCAGGATGGTCGGATTGCCTTCAAACAATTGATCCAACCGGCGATGCCGAAACAAAAAGCGCACCACCAGGTAATTGACCGCCAGCAGGGTGAACGCGCCTATCAATCCGCCGGTCACGGAATTGTCTTCGCCGATGATGGCGTTTTGCACAGTGTTCGACAGCGAAAGCAACACCACCAAATCGAAAGGATTGAGCTGGGCCAGTTCGCGCTTTCCGAACAAACGCAGTGCCAGCACCAACGCGACGTACACGAAAACTGGCCGCAGGATTTTTTCAGCGACGGGCAAAGTCAACGCGAACATATCCTGCGCCGATGTCGAAAACAGATGGGTGAACAAGGTCATGGTGTTTCCAAAGGAAAAGCGCGCCGCAACAAATGATTTGTTACGACGCGCCAAAGGCTTATTGGTTTATATCGTAAATTCGTTAGGGCTTTTTCGCCGGTTTCGCGGCTGGAGCAGGTTTGGCAGGTTTTTCAACCGTGATGTTGTTGACGACGGATTTCGCGCCAGCGGCTTTGGCCAGACTGGAAACGCCGCCTTTCGCGCCGGAACTTTTCACCGTACCGGTAAAGGTGGCAACTCCATTGGCGACAGAAACGCTGATGTTTTCGGATTTCAGTTTTGGAGCCTCAGAGAGCCGTTTTTGAATGTCGGCTTGGATGTCGGCATCGCTTTTGGAGGGTTTCATCGCTTTTGACGATTTCGTGGTTTGCTTGGCCGGAGCTGGAGCCGGTGTCTGGCCGAAAGCGGCCAATGACAACAGTCCCAGAAGAGCCGCGCCGGACAAAATGGTTTTCATTCGCTTCATAGGTATCATCCTTTTTTTTGTTTTGAGTTTTGTGGATTCCCCGACCGGCCAACACGCGACCTGATGTAATTGCCATCATCAGACCCGGTCACGCGCCAACCGGTCAGTTTTCGTCTTTGGATCAGGAGCTGTGAAATTGTGGCGCCGACCCGAACGCCGCAATTGCGAAAGAAACAGCAATGTTCTTTGCGCCAAGCAGGTCGGCAACGCACGTGCCATAAACGAACCTGAAAAAGCCCTTTCTTTGCTTCAATTACCTGCGCATAAAAGATTAGGAAGCGATTTGCTTGTGACACTTGTGCTTGCCGGAAAGCCTTGC
This region of Acidobacteriota bacterium genomic DNA includes:
- a CDS encoding BON domain-containing protein, with the translated sequence MKRMKTILSGAALLGLLSLAAFGQTPAPAPAKQTTKSSKAMKPSKSDADIQADIQKRLSEAPKLKSENISVSVANGVATFTGTVKSSGAKGGVSSLAKAAGAKSVVNNITVEKPAKPAPAAKPAKKP
- a CDS encoding DUF421 domain-containing protein codes for the protein MTLFTHLFSTSAQDMFALTLPVAEKILRPVFVYVALVLALRLFGKRELAQLNPFDLVVLLSLSNTVQNAIIGEDNSVTGGLIGAFTLLAVNYLVVRFLFRHRRLDQLFEGNPTILIEHGKINHRALAKELLTESELRTVAHRQGIAHLNEIERCVLEPGGVFFIETKTMTLAERQHAELLRQLEQIKQQLEQLAKP